The Dysidea avara chromosome 13, odDysAvar1.4, whole genome shotgun sequence genome includes a region encoding these proteins:
- the LOC136242512 gene encoding tripartite motif-containing protein 2-like — protein sequence MADDAGRETLTRTSSLEQSEELQQIEEEITCSICGNLFNDPKTIPCLHTFCKCCLEGSIESNKKMAVDVSCPLCRAPLPRDEIASIPTNFTIKRLIEILQKKKKDKMASECDNCHIRWRNSLTTKPIKAGTEVDTDVASASFWCVQCEKCLCEKCLDAHSQWGEFAEHKCIAIEEFVRNPKPVLSSAALQLKELELCKHHSKALDFYCKTCRCLICHYCTAKDHKVHEYEDKLTEVADEEREEVKHITAPLEEMLERVRRAVKELENTEKQIEVEGEANIEKIRATYDEVHKLLKQQEEEAIDKANAIKESFKKRNAAQKDEVKFLQNDLATCDEFRTKILEMDRTRLLLTYSDWVKKRVVRLKREVDSTSFDPEFKAVDIVVRCPEPVEFINNLGSEMFDVPCLQNCIFSQYAHIVKSAVRSSSFGNLLSLQPAKVDTTDQIKVTVILRDRFGFPVTDQSNDLEIYCNDKDEDFLQDPVITERSNGEYHIWYNPKARENHSLQVYWKEHLVNYEEIKALMTVRNYTHFGQPAKIIDKYGPSNMTVQLSEPNLLVKGPNNEVIVYDHSTKQLVVFDKQFQYSHVIGETGDGNGKFRCVTGIAVDRNGYLYAVDCVLHCIQKFKLSGEFISQLGGEGTSGDNMKSPFSLVVSQSDELFVCDSDKHSIKVFQYDSFAYSFGQHGTEPGSFNCPQDLALNNSEDQLFISDHCNDRVQVFTPKGKFLRIFDTFPGVVFRLKSPFRIHYTPDGHLLVICKDTNCVVVLKEDGTFVHAIESRRGRRFSDLCGVVVMDDGQTVITDKSNSRLVVLQ from the coding sequence ATGGCAGACGATGCGGGTCGGGAAACATTGACTCGGACGTCCTCCCTCGAACAGTCTGAAGAATTACAGCAGATCGAGGAAGAAATTACTTGCTCTATCTGTGGAAACTTGTTCAATGATCCAAAGACAATTCCATGTCTGCACACGTTTTGTAAATGCTGTTTAGAGGGGAGCATAGAATCTAACAAGAAAATGGCAGTTGATGTTTCTTGTCCGTTATGTAGGGCACCGCTTCCTAGAGATGAAATTGCATCTATTCCGACGAATTTTACGATTAAGCGTTTGATTGAAATTCTGCAGAAAAAGAAAAAGGATAAAATGGCCTCGGAATGTGATAACTGCCATATACGTTGGCGCAACAGTCTGACCACGAAGCCTATCAAGGCCGGTACGGAGGTCGACACTGATGTCGCATCTGCTTCCTTTTGGTGCGTGCAATGTGAGAAATGTTTGTGTGAAAAGTGTCTTGATGCCCACAGCCAGTGGGGTGAGTTTGCGGAGCACAAGTGCATTGCAATAGAAGAATTTGTGCGAAACCCCAAGCCTGTCTTGTCTTCGGCCGCTTTACAATTGAAAGAGCTAGAATTGTGTAAGCATCATAGTAAAGCGCTAGACTTTTACTGTAAGACTTGTAGATGTCTAATATGCCATTATTGTACTGCAAAGGATCATAAGGTTCATGAATACGAAGACAAACTCACAGAAGTAGCAGATGAAGAAAGAGAGGAGGTGAAACACATTACTGCCCCACTGGAAGAGATGTTGGAACGAGTGAGAAGGGCAGTGAAGGAACTGGAAAACACTGAAAAACAGATTGAGGTGGAAGGTGAAGCAAACATAGAGAAAATACGTGCTACTTATGATGAAGTTCACAAACTGTTGAAACAACAAGAAGAGGAGGCAATAGATAAAGCCAACGCCATCAAGGAGTCATTTAAAAAGAGGAATGCTGCACAAAAAGACGAGGTGAAATTTTTGCAAAATGATTTGGCAACTTGTGATGAGTTCCGTACAAAGATATTGGAAATGGACAGAACAAGACTACTGCTCACCTACAGTGACTGGGTTAAGAAAAGGGTTGTAAGACTGAAAAGGGAAGTAGACAGTACTAGCTTTGATCCAGAGTTTAAGGCAGTAGACATCGTAGTCAGGTGCCCCGAACCAGTAGAGTTCATCAACAATTTAGGTTCTGAAATGTTTGATGTTCCATGCTTACAAAATTGTATCTTTTCTCAATATGCACACATCGTTAAATCAGCTGTAAGAAGCTCTTCATTTGGTAATCTTTTGTCTTTACAGCCAGCAAAAGTTGATACCACCGACCAAataaaagtgactgttatacTGAGAGACAGGTTTGGCTTCCCTGTTACTGACCAATCAAATGATCTAGAAATTTATTGTAATGATAAGGATGAGGATTTTCTACAGGATCCAGTGATTACTGAGCGGTCAAATGGAGAGTACCACATTTGGTATAATCCTAAAGCAAGAGAAAATCACTCATTGCAAGTTTACTGGAAAGAACACTTGGTGAACTACGAAGAAATCAAGGCGTTGATGACTGTCCGCAACTACACCCATTTTGGGCAGCCAGCAAAGATCATAGACAAATATGGACCGTCTAATATGACTGTACAATTATCAGAACCTAATCTTTTGGTCAAAGGACCCAACAACGAAGTCATTGTTTATGACCACTCCACTAAACAGTTAGTTGtgtttgataaacagttccagTACTCTCATGTCATTGGTGAAACAGGTGATGGAAATGGAAAATTTCGGTGCGTCACTGGAATAGCTGTAGACAGGAATGGATACTTGTATGCTGTTGACTGTGTTTTACACTGCATCCAAAAGTTCAAGCTCAGTGGAGAATTTATTTCTCAACTTGGTGGTGAAGGTACCTCTGGTGACAACATGAAATCTCCATTCAGTTTAGTTGTGTCTCAGTCAGATGAGTTGTTTGTATGTGACAGTGATAAACATAGCATTAAGGTGTTTCAATACGATAGCTTTGCGTATAGCTTTGGACAACATGGTACAGAGCCAGGTTCCTTTAACTGTCCACAAGACCTGGCACTGAACAATAGTGAAGATCAGTTGTTCATTTCAGATCATTGCAATGACAGGGTCCAGGTGTTCACTCCAAAAGGGAAATTCCTTAGAATTTTCGATACATTTCCTGGTGTTGTATTCAGATTAAAAAGTCCATTTAGAATACACTACACACCAGATGGGCACCTATTAGTTATTTGCAAGGACACTAACTGTGTTGTGGTTCTAAAGGAGGATGGAACCTTTGTACATGCCATTGAAAGCAGACGAGGAAGAAGATTCAGTGATCTTTGTGGAGTTGTGGTGATGGATGATGGACAGACAGTGATAACTGACAAAAGTAACAGCAGGCTGGTAGTACTTCAATAA
- the LOC136242550 gene encoding NADH-cytochrome b5 reductase-like, which translates to MAKNIEGELPEPPTKPLDSDCCGNGCTPCVYDIYDEEVAQWQKFCEMSGEERAAALNTTNKITSVASNSLSLTHYTSLTITDIKRITEDTVLYRFALPPNTSLNMCVGQHLVLRARNHDGTMVSRQYTPISKLDQVNYFEVIIKLYPSGAMSQHISQWNVGSRAEWKGPFGSFLYQPNKFERIAMLACGTGIAPMVQVIRQVVENENDDTRIHLVYGCRTQHDILMKDFLDECRQYWNFSVLYALSNTSPQEVLADKGTLKYQDNVHYGRITFDLVTSEMPPPSLAASNFVLICGTKSFDKDMINCVLKLGYAKCHYFKF; encoded by the exons ATGGCAAAGAATATAGAAGGTGAATTACCAGAGCCACCAACTAAGCCTTTGGATTCAGACTGTTGTGGTAATGGTTGTACCCCATGTGTGTATGACATTTACGATGAAGAGGTGGCACAATGGCAGAAGTTTTGTGAGATGAGCGGTGAAGAAAGAGCCGCTGCATTGAACACTACTAACAAGATTACATCAGTTGCTTCCAATAGCCTCTCACTGACTCACTACACTAGTTTGACTATTACTGATATAAAGAGGATTACAGAGGACACTGTACTGTACAGGTTTGCTCTGCCACCGAACACATCACTCAACATGTGTGTCGGACAACACCTTGTATTACG TGCAAGGAACCATGATGGTACCATGGTATCTAGGCAGTACACACCTATCAGCAAACTAGACCAGGTGAACTATTTTGAAGTCATAATAAAG CTGTACCCCAGTGGTGCTATGTCACAGCATATCAGTCAGTGGAATGTGGGCAGCCGTGCTGAATGGAAaggaccttttggtagtttTTTGTACCAACCAAATAAG TTTGAGAGGATTGCCATGTTGGCTTGTGGTACTGGAATTGCTCCAATGGTGCAGGTGATCAG ACAAGTTGTAGAGAATGAAAATGATGACACCAGGATTCATCTTGTTTATGGATGTCGAACACAACATGACATATTAATGAAAGACTTTCTTGATGAATGCAGACAATATTGGAACTTTTCAGTACTGTATGCATTGAGCAATACTAGCCCTCAGGAAGTACTGGCAGACAAAGGAACACTCAAATATCAAGACAATGTACACTACGGACGCATCACCTTTGATCTGGTAACATCTGAAATGCCACCACCATCATTGGCAGCAAGTAATTTTGTTCTCATTTGCGGAACTAAATCTTTTGATAAAGACATGATTAACTGCGTGCTAAAATTGGGGTATGCCAAATGCCATTATTTCAAGTTTTAG